In Streptomyces sp. NBC_00704, a genomic segment contains:
- a CDS encoding amidohydrolase — protein MSERAPQPKTVLLRRGEVHSPADPFATAMVVERGQVAWVGSEGAADAFADGVDEIVDLEGALVAPAFTDAHVHTTSTGLALTGLDLSGAPSLAAALARVRDFAAARPLDKVLLGHGWDASGWPEGRPPRREELDEATGGRPLYLSRIDVHSAVATTALLDLTPGVRTAAGHADGEPLTRDAHHAVRAAAFAAVTPGQRAEAQRAALAHAASLGIGSVHECGGPEISSEDDFTDLLRLAAEESGPRVVGYWAERDVDKVRELGALGAAGDLFVDGALGSHTACLHGPYADADHTGAAYLGAAEVAAHVVACTEAGLQAGFHAIGDAAVGAVVEGMRAAADKVGLARIRAARHRVEHAEMLTPETIAAFAELGLTASVQPAFDALWGGEEGMYAQRLGVERARTLNPFAALLRTGVPLAFGSDSPVTPLDPWGTVRAAAFHRTPEHRVSVRAAFTAHTRGGWRAIGRDDGGVLVPGAPADYAVWRTDELVVQAPDDRVARWSTDPRSGTPGLPDLTPGAGLPECLRTVVGGRTVFVRPSE, from the coding sequence ATGAGTGAGCGCGCCCCCCAGCCGAAAACCGTCCTGCTCCGCCGCGGAGAGGTCCACAGTCCCGCCGACCCGTTCGCGACCGCGATGGTGGTCGAGCGCGGCCAGGTCGCCTGGGTCGGCTCCGAGGGCGCCGCCGACGCCTTCGCGGACGGCGTCGACGAGATCGTCGACCTGGAGGGCGCGCTGGTCGCCCCGGCGTTCACCGACGCCCATGTGCACACCACCTCCACCGGCCTCGCGCTGACCGGCCTCGACCTGTCCGGGGCCCCCTCCCTGGCCGCCGCCCTCGCCCGCGTGCGGGACTTCGCGGCCGCCCGCCCGCTCGACAAGGTGCTCCTCGGGCACGGCTGGGACGCCTCCGGCTGGCCGGAGGGGCGTCCTCCCCGGCGCGAGGAACTGGACGAGGCCACCGGCGGCCGGCCCCTCTACCTCAGCCGCATCGACGTCCACTCGGCCGTCGCCACCACCGCGCTGCTCGACCTGACGCCCGGCGTGCGCACCGCGGCGGGGCACGCCGACGGGGAGCCGCTGACCCGCGACGCCCACCACGCCGTCCGGGCCGCCGCGTTCGCAGCCGTGACGCCCGGACAGCGTGCCGAGGCCCAGCGGGCCGCCCTGGCACACGCCGCCTCCCTCGGCATCGGCTCCGTCCACGAGTGCGGCGGTCCCGAGATCTCCTCCGAGGACGACTTCACGGACCTGCTGCGGCTCGCCGCCGAGGAGAGCGGCCCACGGGTGGTCGGCTACTGGGCGGAGCGGGACGTCGACAAGGTCCGGGAGCTGGGCGCGCTCGGCGCCGCGGGGGACCTGTTCGTCGACGGCGCCCTCGGCTCCCACACCGCCTGTCTGCACGGCCCGTACGCCGACGCGGACCACACCGGCGCCGCCTACCTGGGCGCCGCCGAGGTGGCCGCGCACGTGGTGGCCTGCACCGAGGCCGGACTGCAGGCCGGGTTCCACGCCATCGGCGACGCCGCCGTCGGCGCCGTCGTCGAAGGGATGCGCGCCGCGGCGGACAAGGTGGGCCTCGCGCGGATCCGCGCCGCCCGCCACCGGGTGGAGCACGCCGAGATGCTCACCCCGGAGACGATCGCCGCCTTCGCCGAACTGGGCCTCACCGCCTCCGTGCAGCCCGCCTTCGACGCGCTGTGGGGCGGCGAGGAGGGCATGTACGCCCAACGCCTCGGCGTCGAGCGGGCCCGCACGCTGAACCCCTTCGCCGCCCTGCTGCGGACCGGTGTGCCGCTCGCCTTCGGCTCCGACAGCCCGGTCACCCCTCTCGACCCGTGGGGCACGGTCCGCGCCGCCGCCTTCCACCGCACGCCCGAGCACCGGGTCTCCGTGCGGGCCGCGTTCACCGCCCACACACGCGGCGGATGGCGGGCGATCGGCCGCGACGACGGGGGCGTCCTGGTGCCGGGCGCACCCGCCGACTACGCGGTCTGGCGGACGGACGAACTCGTCGTCCAGGCCCCCGACGACCGGGTCGCCCGCTGGTCGACCGACCCGCGCTCCGGCACCCCCGGGCTGCCCGACCTCACCCCCGGGGCCGGACTGCCGGAGTGTCTGCGCACCGTGGTGGGCGGGCGGACCGTGTTCGTGCGCCCGAGCGAGTGA
- a CDS encoding Lrp/AsnC family transcriptional regulator yields MEELDRQIVQLLVKDGRMSYTDLGKATGLSTSAVHQRVRRLEQRGVIRGYAAVVDPEAVGLPLTAFISVKPFDPSAPDDIAERLAGLPEIEACHSVAGDENYILKVRVATPHELEELLGRLRALAGVSTRTTVALSTPYEARPPRI; encoded by the coding sequence ATGGAGGAGCTGGACCGACAAATCGTGCAGCTGCTCGTCAAGGACGGGCGGATGAGCTACACCGATCTGGGCAAGGCCACGGGCCTGTCCACGTCCGCCGTGCACCAGAGAGTGCGCAGGCTGGAACAGCGCGGCGTCATCCGCGGGTACGCGGCCGTCGTCGACCCGGAGGCCGTCGGGCTGCCGCTGACCGCGTTCATCTCGGTGAAACCGTTCGACCCCAGCGCCCCCGACGACATCGCCGAGCGGCTGGCGGGTCTGCCCGAGATCGAGGCCTGTCACAGCGTCGCCGGGGACGAGAACTACATCCTCAAGGTGCGCGTGGCCACCCCGCACGAGCTGGAGGAGCTCCTGGGACGGCTCCGGGCGCTGGCCGGGGTGTCGACGCGCACGACGGTCGCCCTGTCCACCCCGTACGAGGCCCGGCCGCCGAGGATCTGA
- a CDS encoding TetR/AcrR family transcriptional regulator, translated as MNISEQREVVRPRARGTERSLARRAELISIGRKLFADTSYDALSMDDIARQAHVAKGLIYYYFQSKRGYYLAIIQDSVAALVAFAASRADLPQVDRVHRTIDGYLRYAEHNQAAYRTIVSGGVGFDTEVHAIRDGVRAAIVATLAEGAYGSGDIPPLPRMALLSWVCSVEGATLAWIERPELSREVMGDLLVKTLGGCLRAIEELDPAFPAPAPARRPSTTGRP; from the coding sequence TTGAACATCAGTGAACAGCGCGAAGTCGTCCGGCCCCGGGCGCGCGGCACCGAGCGCTCACTGGCGCGCCGCGCCGAACTCATCTCCATCGGGCGGAAGTTGTTCGCCGACACGTCGTACGACGCCCTCTCGATGGACGACATCGCCCGGCAGGCGCACGTCGCCAAGGGGCTGATCTACTACTACTTCCAGTCCAAGCGCGGCTACTACCTGGCGATCATCCAGGACTCCGTCGCCGCCCTGGTCGCCTTCGCGGCGAGCCGCGCGGACCTGCCCCAGGTGGACCGCGTGCACCGCACCATCGACGGCTATCTGCGCTACGCCGAGCACAACCAGGCCGCGTACCGGACGATCGTCAGCGGCGGCGTGGGCTTCGACACCGAGGTGCACGCCATCCGCGACGGCGTGCGCGCGGCGATCGTGGCGACCCTCGCCGAGGGCGCGTACGGCAGCGGCGACATCCCGCCGCTGCCCCGGATGGCCCTGCTGTCCTGGGTGTGCAGCGTGGAGGGGGCCACCCTGGCGTGGATCGAACGGCCCGAACTCTCCCGCGAGGTCATGGGCGATCTGCTGGTGAAGACGCTGGGCGGCTGCCTGCGCGCCATCGAGGAACTGGACCCCGCCTTCCCCGCACCGGCCCCGGCCCGCCGCCCGTCGACCACCGGACGGCCCTGA
- a CDS encoding SCO1431 family membrane protein, with translation MTAQTATAARVRTGGPDADGPKILEHVAGWVLVAVVAMLVTQLGLL, from the coding sequence ATGACCGCACAGACAGCCACCGCCGCCCGAGTCCGCACCGGAGGCCCCGACGCCGACGGCCCGAAGATCCTGGAGCACGTCGCGGGCTGGGTCCTCGTCGCGGTCGTCGCGATGCTGGTCACCCAGCTCGGACTGCTGTGA
- a CDS encoding peptidase C39 family protein, with product MSRAEQPSRRRVLAVTVAAAVAGASAPAATAAPAAGPGDAGDAEAAPARSVDHRAWTTYADWSGGAAQGTRAVAGTRPGVVIAAPLGSVDYTDPHTKATAAWEYATWTSPARALAVPATEVVASWNASTPAGTWLQVELKGTYSDGEDTPWYVMGRWASGDQDVRRTSVDGQKDGRSTVWTDTLAVDDAATGLRIAAVRLRLTLYRRPGSGATPTVWRLDAMGSDVPDRFTVPASVPGVARELVVPRYSQEIHRGRYPEYDSGGEAWCSPTSTQMAVEYWGGRLTPRQLAWVDPSYSDPQVCHAARYTYDYQYGGCGNWPFNAAYAATFTDLRGVVTRLGSLTGLETLIAAGIPAMTSQSFLKEELTGAGYGTSGHLMTVIGFTARGDVIANDPFSADDAAVRRVYPRREFENVWLRTRRHDASGKVVSGSGGVCYVYFPARPTARQCEALAAVGIPV from the coding sequence ATGAGCAGAGCCGAACAGCCGTCCCGCAGGAGAGTCCTCGCCGTCACGGTCGCCGCCGCGGTGGCCGGTGCGTCGGCCCCGGCCGCGACGGCCGCACCGGCCGCCGGCCCGGGGGACGCCGGCGACGCCGAAGCGGCCCCGGCCCGGTCCGTCGACCACCGCGCCTGGACCACGTACGCCGACTGGTCCGGCGGCGCCGCCCAGGGAACCCGTGCCGTGGCAGGAACCCGCCCCGGAGTCGTCATCGCCGCCCCGCTGGGCTCGGTCGACTACACGGACCCGCACACCAAGGCCACCGCCGCCTGGGAGTACGCGACCTGGACGTCCCCGGCCCGGGCGCTGGCGGTGCCGGCCACGGAGGTGGTCGCCTCCTGGAACGCGAGCACCCCGGCCGGCACCTGGCTCCAGGTCGAGCTGAAGGGCACGTACTCCGACGGCGAGGACACCCCCTGGTACGTGATGGGCCGCTGGGCCTCCGGCGACCAGGACGTCCGGCGCACCTCGGTCGACGGCCAGAAGGACGGGCGCAGCACCGTCTGGACCGACACCCTCGCCGTCGACGACGCCGCCACGGGGCTGCGGATCGCCGCCGTCAGGCTCCGGCTCACCCTGTACCGCCGCCCCGGCTCCGGCGCCACCCCCACCGTGTGGCGGCTGGACGCCATGGGCTCCGACGTCCCGGACCGCTTCACCGTCCCGGCCTCCGTGCCCGGCGTCGCGCGGGAACTGGTCGTCCCGCGCTACTCGCAGGAGATCCACCGGGGCCGCTACCCCGAGTACGACAGCGGCGGCGAGGCCTGGTGCAGCCCCACGTCCACACAGATGGCCGTCGAGTACTGGGGCGGCCGGCTCACGCCCCGGCAGCTGGCCTGGGTCGACCCCTCCTACAGCGACCCCCAGGTGTGCCACGCCGCCCGGTACACGTACGACTACCAGTACGGCGGCTGCGGCAACTGGCCGTTCAACGCCGCCTACGCGGCCACCTTCACCGACCTGCGGGGCGTGGTGACCCGGCTCGGCTCCCTCACCGGCCTCGAGACGCTGATCGCCGCCGGCATCCCGGCCATGACGTCCCAGTCGTTCCTCAAGGAGGAGCTGACGGGGGCGGGTTACGGCACCTCCGGGCACCTGATGACGGTGATCGGCTTCACGGCCCGGGGCGACGTGATCGCCAACGACCCGTTCTCGGCGGACGACGCGGCGGTGCGGCGCGTGTACCCGCGGCGGGAGTTCGAGAACGTCTGGCTCAGGACCCGGCGTCACGACGCGAGCGGCAAGGTCGTCTCCGGCAGCGGAGGCGTCTGCTACGTCTACTTCCCGGCGCGGCCCACGGCCCGCCAGTGCGAGGCCCTCGCCGCGGTGGGCATCCCCGTGTGA
- a CDS encoding uridine kinase family protein yields the protein MHQLASRLRRLPPSCGPVRLIGVDGHAGSGKSTFAAALAEAIGGAPVLHLDDIASHARLFAWTEQLLTQVIEPFERGESARYTPYDWRARRFGAPRTLPAEPVVLVEGVGAGRRALRPVLSCLLWMDVPAEQAWARGRSRDGEEQREFWDGWVPAELGHFAADPSRPYADALVRQSPEGYEVLPGPRGGPGPHQDVTHGEGPAAMW from the coding sequence ATCCACCAGCTCGCCTCCCGGCTCCGCCGCCTGCCGCCGTCCTGCGGGCCGGTCCGTCTGATCGGCGTCGACGGCCACGCCGGCTCGGGGAAGTCCACGTTCGCCGCGGCGCTGGCCGAGGCGATCGGCGGGGCGCCGGTGCTGCACCTCGATGACATCGCCTCGCACGCGAGGCTGTTCGCGTGGACCGAGCAGCTGCTCACCCAGGTGATCGAGCCCTTCGAACGCGGCGAGAGCGCGCGGTACACCCCCTACGACTGGCGCGCCCGGCGCTTCGGCGCCCCCCGGACCCTGCCCGCGGAACCCGTCGTCCTCGTGGAGGGAGTCGGCGCCGGACGCCGGGCCCTGCGGCCCGTGCTCTCGTGTCTGCTGTGGATGGACGTGCCGGCAGAGCAGGCCTGGGCGCGCGGCCGGTCACGGGACGGGGAGGAGCAGCGGGAGTTCTGGGACGGCTGGGTTCCGGCCGAACTCGGCCACTTCGCCGCCGATCCGTCGCGGCCGTACGCCGACGCGCTGGTACGGCAGTCGCCCGAGGGATACGAGGTGCTGCCGGGACCGCGCGGAGGGCCTGGTCCGCACCAGGATGTCACTCATGGTGAGGGACCGGCCGCGATGTGGTGA
- a CDS encoding AAA family ATPase, with protein sequence MDFGTQGPEAPADLAWLRGVDAYTMGAYPQAEEEFRTAVRIDPGMADGWLGLHALRVDTTTALLRMFRHRERFGEQRTRHRRTLNSWYWLGWWVQPVLESPRDLLLAHASHWLDGRHVPELDRALAGLPPVDADHQVRFLHACRAYLVKDWEQLVRHTDPLLDDSLLGIEAGLFGGMARVRLEMYGQAEPLLSAALMRCRSEQPQRKELRYWLARAHEGTGRSAAALPLYRAVHRVDAAFMDTSARLAAIAEGDGCDGYDDTADLAAITLTGLGQDAVDGPDGFDPVFGAEGRDLRLTDPVDPSPAAPPAPVAEPVARNANPAPAVPLPAGPTDPALLEAALAELERMVGLEPVKRQVKALSAQLNMARLRAGQGLPVQPPKRHFVFSGPSGTGKTTVARILGRVFYALGLLGGDHLVEAQRADLVGEYLGQTAVKANELIDSALGGVLFVDEAYSLSNSGYGKGDAYGDEALQVLLKRAEDNRDHLVVILAGYPEGMDRLLAANPGLSSRFTSRVDFPSYRPLELTSIGEVLAAENGDAWDEEALDELRSIAGHVVDQGWIDELGNGRFLRTLYEKSCAYRDLRLSTYPGALTRDDLSTLRLPDLMQAYGEVLSGRGPQDPSAR encoded by the coding sequence ATGGACTTCGGCACGCAGGGCCCCGAGGCCCCGGCCGACCTGGCCTGGCTGCGAGGCGTGGACGCCTACACCATGGGCGCCTATCCGCAGGCGGAGGAGGAGTTCCGCACGGCGGTGCGGATCGACCCCGGAATGGCCGACGGCTGGCTCGGGCTGCACGCGCTGCGCGTCGACACGACGACCGCCCTGTTGCGGATGTTCCGCCACCGCGAGCGCTTCGGCGAACAGCGCACCCGGCACCGCCGCACCCTCAACTCCTGGTACTGGCTGGGCTGGTGGGTGCAGCCGGTGCTGGAGAGCCCGCGCGACCTGCTGCTCGCGCACGCCTCGCACTGGCTGGACGGCCGCCATGTGCCCGAGCTGGACCGGGCGCTCGCCGGACTCCCGCCCGTGGACGCCGACCACCAGGTGCGCTTCCTGCACGCCTGCCGCGCCTACCTCGTCAAGGACTGGGAGCAGCTGGTCCGGCACACCGACCCGCTGCTGGACGACTCCCTGCTGGGCATCGAGGCCGGGCTGTTCGGCGGGATGGCCCGGGTGCGCCTGGAGATGTACGGGCAGGCCGAGCCGCTGCTGTCGGCGGCGCTGATGCGCTGCCGCAGCGAGCAGCCGCAGCGCAAGGAACTGCGGTACTGGCTGGCCAGGGCCCACGAGGGCACCGGCCGGTCGGCGGCCGCCCTGCCCCTGTACCGGGCGGTGCACCGCGTCGACGCCGCGTTCATGGACACCTCGGCCCGGCTCGCCGCGATCGCCGAGGGCGACGGCTGCGACGGCTACGACGACACGGCCGATCTCGCCGCGATCACCCTCACGGGGCTCGGTCAGGACGCGGTGGACGGCCCGGACGGCTTCGACCCCGTGTTCGGCGCCGAGGGGCGCGACCTGCGGCTCACCGATCCGGTCGACCCGTCCCCCGCCGCCCCGCCGGCGCCGGTGGCCGAGCCCGTCGCGCGGAACGCGAACCCCGCCCCTGCCGTGCCGTTGCCGGCCGGGCCCACCGACCCCGCCCTCCTGGAGGCGGCGCTCGCCGAGCTGGAGCGCATGGTGGGACTGGAGCCGGTGAAACGCCAGGTCAAGGCGCTGTCGGCGCAGCTCAACATGGCCCGGCTGCGGGCCGGGCAGGGGCTTCCGGTCCAGCCGCCCAAGAGGCACTTCGTCTTCTCCGGACCCTCGGGCACCGGGAAGACCACCGTGGCGCGGATCCTCGGCCGGGTCTTCTACGCTCTCGGCCTGCTGGGCGGCGACCACCTCGTGGAGGCCCAGCGGGCCGACCTGGTGGGCGAGTACCTGGGCCAGACGGCGGTGAAGGCCAACGAGCTGATCGACTCGGCCCTGGGCGGGGTGCTCTTCGTCGACGAGGCCTACTCGCTCTCCAACTCCGGCTACGGCAAGGGCGACGCGTACGGCGACGAGGCGTTGCAGGTCCTGCTGAAGCGGGCCGAGGACAACCGGGACCACCTGGTGGTGATCCTGGCCGGCTACCCGGAGGGCATGGACCGGCTGCTCGCCGCGAACCCCGGGCTGTCCTCCCGGTTCACGTCCCGCGTCGACTTCCCCTCCTACCGGCCCCTGGAACTGACCTCCATCGGCGAGGTGCTGGCCGCGGAGAACGGCGACGCGTGGGACGAGGAGGCGCTGGACGAGCTGCGCTCGATCGCCGGGCACGTCGTCGACCAGGGCTGGATCGACGAGCTGGGCAACGGGCGGTTCCTGCGGACCTTGTACGAGAAGAGCTGCGCCTACCGGGATCTGCGCCTGTCGACCTACCCGGGCGCACTGACCCGGGACGACTTGTCGACACTGCGGCTGCCGGATCTGATGCAGGCCTACGGCGAGGTGCTGTCGGGGAGGGGGCCGCAGGATCCGTCGGCGCGATGA
- a CDS encoding hemolysin family protein encodes MSALQLLFAALLVLANGFFVGAEFALVSVRRSQIEPLGTARARQVLYGLESLPQMMAAAQFGITVCSLTLGAVAEPTVAELLEPLFEWIGIPHGAIHPLGYVIALAAVVFFHLVIGEMVPKNLAMAAPEKAALWLGPGLVAFARVCRPITVALGACAQGILRLFHVEPRDEVEAVVTSEQLNRLLEDSGEAGLLDPEERERLEDALELGSRPVTDVLLTRESLVTVSPSVTPGEIVELTARTGYSRFPVAAENGAFMGYLHVKDVLDVENSERAVPQQVWRPMTKLRSDLPLDDALTVMRRAATHLAQVADASGRVLGLVALEDVLELLVGEVTDPAHREVPEVRLAEPAARGGTEQALAS; translated from the coding sequence ATGAGCGCCCTGCAACTGCTCTTCGCCGCACTGCTCGTGCTGGCCAACGGGTTCTTCGTCGGCGCCGAGTTCGCCCTGGTCTCCGTGCGCCGCAGCCAGATCGAGCCCCTGGGCACCGCGCGGGCCCGCCAGGTCCTGTACGGCCTGGAGAGCCTGCCGCAGATGATGGCGGCGGCCCAGTTCGGCATCACCGTCTGCTCCCTCACCCTGGGCGCGGTCGCCGAACCCACGGTCGCCGAGCTGCTGGAGCCGCTGTTCGAGTGGATCGGAATCCCGCACGGGGCGATCCATCCGCTCGGCTATGTCATCGCCCTCGCGGCCGTGGTCTTCTTCCACCTCGTCATCGGCGAGATGGTGCCGAAGAACCTCGCCATGGCGGCCCCCGAGAAGGCCGCGCTGTGGCTCGGCCCCGGCCTGGTCGCCTTCGCCCGGGTGTGCCGGCCGATCACCGTGGCCCTCGGCGCCTGCGCCCAGGGCATCCTGCGGCTCTTCCACGTGGAGCCCAGGGACGAGGTCGAGGCCGTCGTCACCAGCGAGCAGTTGAACCGGCTGCTGGAGGACTCCGGCGAGGCCGGCCTGCTCGACCCCGAGGAACGCGAACGGCTGGAGGACGCGCTGGAGCTGGGCTCGCGTCCGGTGACCGACGTGCTGCTCACCCGCGAGTCGCTGGTCACGGTCAGCCCGTCGGTCACCCCGGGCGAGATCGTGGAGCTGACGGCCCGCACCGGCTACTCCCGCTTCCCGGTGGCCGCCGAGAACGGCGCCTTCATGGGCTACCTGCACGTGAAGGACGTCCTCGACGTGGAGAACTCCGAGCGGGCGGTGCCCCAGCAGGTGTGGCGTCCGATGACCAAGCTGCGCTCCGACCTGCCGCTGGACGACGCCCTGACGGTGATGCGCCGGGCGGCCACCCATCTGGCGCAGGTCGCCGACGCGTCGGGCAGGGTCCTCGGCCTGGTCGCCCTGGAGGACGTCCTGGAACTCCTCGTGGGCGAGGTCACCGACCCGGCGCACCGGGAGGTTCCCGAGGTGCGGCTGGCGGAGCCGGCGGCGCGCGGCGGAACGGAGCAGGCGCTGGCGAGCTGA
- a CDS encoding hemolysin family protein, whose translation MTHPLLLLAAAFLLILANGFFVAAEFGLVTVERPDAEKAAAEGDRRAGTVVGSLKELSFQLSGTQLGITITSLVVGMLAEPALAELLRGPFTTLGVPDGAASGVAVVVGMLLASAVQMVIGELVPKNWAVSKPLQVARFVAGPQAGFSRLFRPVIAALNTVANRLVRALGVEPTAELASARTPGELVSLARHSAQAGALEQDTADLFVRTLSLAELTAQHVMTPRVKVSALQASATAEDVVNLTRATGLSRFPVYRERIDEVVGMVHLKDALAVPVHDRLRTPVVRIARPALQVPETLPVQPLLARLRSEQPIAVVVDEYGGTAGVVTLEDIVEEIVGEVRDEHDGQDAPELAAAPPEEGRPAWDVDGSCRVDTLRRIGLEVPEGPYETVAGLVADLLGRIPAVGDRAELPGWRLSVRRIGHYRAERVRLVRTGQVVEVAR comes from the coding sequence ATGACCCATCCCCTGCTGCTCCTGGCAGCCGCGTTCCTGCTCATCCTCGCCAACGGCTTCTTCGTCGCCGCCGAGTTCGGCCTCGTCACGGTCGAGCGCCCGGACGCCGAGAAGGCCGCCGCCGAGGGCGACCGACGGGCCGGCACGGTCGTCGGATCGCTGAAGGAACTGTCCTTCCAGCTCTCCGGCACCCAGCTCGGCATCACCATCACCTCCCTCGTCGTCGGCATGCTCGCCGAACCGGCGCTCGCGGAGCTGCTGCGCGGTCCGTTCACCACGCTCGGCGTCCCCGACGGCGCCGCCTCCGGCGTGGCCGTCGTCGTCGGCATGCTGCTGGCCTCCGCCGTGCAGATGGTGATCGGCGAGCTGGTGCCCAAGAACTGGGCGGTGTCCAAGCCCCTCCAGGTCGCGCGCTTCGTCGCGGGCCCGCAGGCCGGCTTCTCCCGCCTCTTCCGCCCGGTGATCGCCGCGCTCAACACCGTCGCCAACCGGCTGGTGCGCGCCCTGGGCGTCGAGCCCACCGCGGAGCTGGCCTCCGCGCGCACCCCCGGCGAGCTGGTGTCCCTGGCCCGCCACTCCGCCCAGGCCGGCGCGCTCGAACAGGACACGGCCGACCTCTTCGTACGGACGCTGTCCCTGGCCGAGCTGACCGCGCAGCACGTCATGACACCGCGCGTGAAGGTCAGCGCCCTCCAGGCGTCGGCGACCGCCGAGGACGTCGTCAACCTCACCCGCGCCACCGGCCTGTCCCGGTTCCCGGTCTACCGCGAGAGGATCGACGAAGTCGTCGGCATGGTCCACCTCAAGGACGCCCTGGCGGTCCCGGTCCACGACCGGCTGCGCACCCCGGTCGTCCGGATCGCCCGCCCGGCCCTCCAGGTCCCCGAGACGCTGCCCGTACAGCCCCTGCTGGCCCGGCTGCGCAGCGAACAGCCCATCGCCGTCGTCGTCGACGAGTACGGCGGCACGGCCGGAGTGGTCACCCTGGAGGACATCGTCGAGGAGATCGTCGGCGAGGTCCGCGACGAGCACGACGGCCAGGACGCCCCGGAGCTGGCCGCGGCCCCGCCCGAGGAGGGCAGACCCGCCTGGGACGTGGACGGCAGCTGCCGCGTCGACACCCTGCGGCGCATAGGGCTGGAGGTCCCCGAGGGACCGTACGAGACGGTCGCCGGCCTGGTCGCCGACCTGCTCGGCCGCATCCCGGCCGTCGGCGACCGGGCCGAGCTGCCCGGCTGGCGGCTCTCGGTGCGCCGGATCGGCCACTACCGGGCCGAACGGGTCCGGCTGGTGCGCACCGGCCAGGTCGTGGAGGTCGCCCGATGA
- a CDS encoding PH domain-containing protein — MSDLTGGDLPTLPVTFRPGRTRVVLLTAGVAILVVISAVALLLEQLGPGERLSFILTGALIFWALAQIARVRVVADEAGVTVVNIAGRRRLAWAEILRVNLRPGDPWVFLDLSDGTSLPALGIQPGIDKRQAIADARSLRALAEARSVRDPETPPEQDQG, encoded by the coding sequence ATGTCCGATCTCACAGGTGGCGACCTGCCCACCCTCCCCGTCACCTTCCGGCCGGGCCGCACCCGCGTGGTGCTGCTCACGGCCGGGGTCGCCATCCTCGTCGTCATCTCCGCCGTGGCCCTGCTGCTGGAGCAGCTCGGCCCGGGGGAGCGGCTCAGCTTCATCCTGACCGGCGCGCTCATCTTCTGGGCGCTGGCCCAGATCGCCCGGGTGCGGGTCGTCGCCGACGAAGCGGGCGTCACCGTGGTGAACATCGCAGGCCGGCGACGCCTGGCGTGGGCGGAGATCCTCCGGGTGAACCTCCGACCGGGCGATCCCTGGGTCTTCCTCGACCTCAGCGACGGCACCAGCCTGCCGGCCCTCGGCATCCAGCCCGGCATCGACAAGCGGCAGGCCATCGCCGACGCGCGCAGCCTGCGGGCGCTCGCCGAAGCACGGTCGGTCCGGGACCCCGAGACGCCCCCGGAGCAAGATCAGGGCTGA
- the hisG gene encoding ATP phosphoribosyltransferase: MLRIAVPNKGSLSGPAGEMLHEAGYRQRRESKELRIVDPVNDVEFFYLRPRDIAIYVSSGRLDIGVTGRDLLVDSGAEAEEILPLGFARSTFRFAAKPGTAHSLHDLKGRTIATSYEGIVAKHLAEQGVDASVVHLDGAVETAIELGVAEVIADVVETGTSLRNAGLEVFGDPIMQSEAVVIRRTGAGAEDAAEPRVQQFLRRLQGVLVARTYVMMDYDCRVEQLEKAVALTPGLESPTVSPLHNEGWVAVRAMVPAKEAQRIMDDLYDIGARAILTTAIHACRL; the protein is encoded by the coding sequence ATGCTGCGCATCGCCGTCCCCAACAAGGGTTCCCTGTCAGGCCCCGCGGGGGAGATGCTGCATGAGGCCGGCTACCGGCAGCGCCGCGAGTCCAAGGAACTGCGGATCGTCGACCCGGTCAACGACGTGGAGTTCTTCTACCTCCGTCCCCGCGACATCGCGATCTACGTCTCCTCCGGCCGCCTCGACATCGGCGTCACCGGCCGCGACCTGCTGGTCGACTCCGGCGCCGAGGCCGAGGAGATCCTCCCCCTCGGCTTCGCCCGCTCCACCTTCCGCTTCGCCGCCAAGCCGGGCACCGCGCACTCCCTGCACGACCTCAAGGGCCGCACGATCGCCACCTCCTACGAGGGGATCGTCGCCAAGCACCTGGCCGAGCAGGGCGTCGACGCCTCCGTCGTCCACCTCGACGGCGCCGTCGAGACGGCCATCGAACTGGGCGTCGCCGAGGTCATCGCCGACGTCGTGGAGACCGGCACCTCGCTGCGCAACGCCGGTCTGGAGGTGTTCGGCGACCCGATCATGCAGTCCGAGGCCGTCGTCATCCGCCGCACCGGCGCCGGCGCCGAGGACGCCGCCGAGCCCAGGGTCCAGCAGTTCCTGCGCCGCCTCCAGGGCGTCCTGGTCGCGCGGACCTACGTGATGATGGACTACGACTGCCGCGTCGAGCAGCTGGAGAAGGCCGTCGCGCTGACCCCGGGCCTGGAGTCGCCGACCGTCTCCCCGCTGCACAACGAGGGCTGGGTCGCCGTCCGCGCCATGGTCCCCGCCAAGGAGGCCCAGCGGATCATGGACGACCTCTACGACATCGGCGCCCGCGCCATCCTGACCACGGCCATCCACGCCTGCCGACTCTGA